Proteins encoded by one window of Microcebus murinus isolate Inina chromosome 2, M.murinus_Inina_mat1.0, whole genome shotgun sequence:
- the JTB gene encoding protein JTB, with the protein MPAGAGRRGLPHGRHLCWLLCAFTLKLCQAEAPVQEEKLSVSTSNLPCWMVEEFVVAEECTPCSNFKTKTTPECSSTGYVEKIICSSSKKNEFKSCRSALMEQHLFWKFEGAVVGVALIFACLVIIRQRQLDRKALEKVRKQIESI; encoded by the exons ATGCCTGCAGGCGCGGGGAGGCGTGGCCTCCCCCACGGCCGCCACCTCTGCTGGTTGCTTTGCGCTTTCACCTTAAAGCTCTG CCAAGCAGAGGCTCCTGTGCAGGAGGAGAAGCTCTCAG tGAGCACCTCAAATTTGCCGTGCTGGATGGTGGAAGAGTTTGTGGTGGCAGAAGAGTGCACTCCATGTTCTAATTTTAAGACT AAAACTACCCCTGAGTGCAGTTCCACAGGGTATGTAGAGAAAATCATATGCAGTTCATCTAAGAAGAATGAGTTCAAAAG TTGCCGCTCAGCTCTGATGGAACAACACTTATTCTGGAAATTTGAAGGGGCTGTCGTGGGTGTGGCCTTGATCTTCGCTTGCCTTGTCATCATTCGTCAGCGACAACTGGACAGAAAGGCTCTGGAAAAGGTCCGGAAGCAAATCGAGTCCATATAG